GCGATGCGGGGTGCCGTCTGCAGATGAAGTGGTTCCGGTCGAATATCAGGCGCGGCGCCCGGCTCGCGTTGTTCGCGATGCTGGTGCAGCTCGGGCTCACCTTCGGCCACAGCCATTGGTTTGCGCAGGCCGCGCCGCTCGCGGCGACCTCGCTCCAGCAGACCGACAGCGACAAGGCTCTCGCTTCGAGCGACCGCACTGCTGTCCAGAAGCAATCGCCTGGAAGCCCCGACCGCGAGCCGCCGGGCGAGGACAATTGCGCGATCTGCGCCGTGGTCGCGATGGCGGGCACCGTCGTGTTCGCGACGCCGCCTCTGTTGCAACTGCCGCAGGCGACCGAGCTGCTCTACCGCACCTTGGACGCCGAATTCATCCATCTGGAATCGGCCCGCACGGCGTTCCAGCCGCGCGCCCCTCCCGCGTCCTGACTTCCAACATCGCTTGATCACGCCCGGGCTCGCCGCGTCACCAGCGCGGACGATCGCTGCGGGAACCGTTGAAGTCGAATTCCGTCGCGCCGCGACGGCAGGCCGCCTCCGATCAGCACACAACCACGCGGACGGCGCCTGACTGGAATCAGGACCATGTCATTTGAATTGCGACGCGCGCAGCGCCTCGGCGGAGCGAGCCTGCTCCTGCTTGGTGCCGCCGCCACCCCGGCGCTGGCTCAGGACAAGCCGGTGGCCACCGAGCTTCCGTCCGTCACCGTGACGGCCCCGAGCCCCATCGTGCGCAGAGCGGTGGTGCCGTCCCGCACCCCCGGCCGCGCCACGCGAACCGCGCGGGTGCGAAGCCGTGAACGCACGGCCGAGGCCGCGTCGGCGGCGCCGCAAACCGCCGCGCCCCAGCAGGGCGTGCTGCCCATCGTGACCAACCAGTTCGCCACCGTCACCGTGGTGCCGAGCGAGGAGATCCGCCGCGAGGGCGGCGGCCAGCTCGGCGACTTGCTGTTCTCCAAGCCGGGTATCACCGGCTCGAGCTTTGCGCCCGGGGCCTCCAGCCGGCCGATCATCAGGGGTCTCGACGTCAACCGTGTCGGCATCGTCGAGAACGGCACCAATGGAGGCGGCGCCTCCGATCTCGGCGAGGACCACTTCGTCCCGATCGATCCGCTCGCGACCAACCAGGTCGAGGTTGTGCGCGGGCCGGCCGCGCTGCGCTACGGCTCGACCTCGATCGGCGGCGTCGTCAGCGCCACCAACAACCGGATTCCGGATGCGCTGCCCTCCTGCGCTCCTTCGTTCCAGACCTACGGCCTGCCGATCAAGGCGCCGCTCGCGACCGCCGAGACCTCGCCCTGCGTCACCGCCGAGACCCGCACCGCCTTCAGCTCGGTCGATCGCGGCGTCGAAAGCGGCGTGCTGCTGGACACCGGCGGCGGCAATTTTGCCTTCCATGCCGATGCCTACGGCCGCACCACCACGGACTACGGCATTCCGAGCTATCCCTACCTGGCCGACCAGACGCGCATCATTACCAACGGCCGCCAGCCCAACTCGGCGACGCGGTCGGACGGCGCCTCGATCGGCGGCTCCTACTTCTTCCAGGGCGGCTATATCGGCGCGGCGATCACGCAGAACGACTCGCTCTACTACATCCCCGGTATCGACGGCGCCGACCACAACACGCGGATCGACGGTCACCAGACCAAGATCAACGTCAAGGGCGAGTACCGGCCCGATGCCGCCGCGATCGACACCATCCGCTTCTGGGCTGGCGCCACGGATTATCGACACAACGAGATCGGCCTTGCCGACCCCGCCGATCCCAACACCGACGGTGTGCGGCAGACCTTCACCAACAAGGAGCAGGAGATCCGCACCGAGGTGCAGTTGATGCCGTTCAACGCGCGCTTCGCCGAAGTGACGACGGCGCTGGGCTTCCAGGTCGGTCATCAGGAGCTGACGGCACCGAGCCCCGACAATCCCGGCACGCTGTTCAACGGCCTGTGGGACCCCAACAACAACACCCGCGTTGCTGCTTACGCCTTCAACGAGTTCAAGTTCACGGACGCGACGCGGGCCCAGATCGCCGGCCGCATCGAGCACGTCGAGCTGCACGGCACCACGCCGAATTTCCCGGCCGACTACCTGCCCGACGGCACACCGCAGGTGCCGATCGCGCGCAATCCCTCCTACACGCCGAAGAGCGGCAGCATCGGCCTGTTGCAGGACCTGCCGGGCGGCATGGTCGGCAGCATCACCGCGCAATATGTCGAGCGCGCGCCGAAGCCGGCCGAGTTGTTCTCGCGCGGCGCCCATGACGCGACGGCGACCTTCGACATCGGCAATCCGAACCTGAAGATCGAGACCGCGAAGTCGGTCGAGGTCGGCGTGCGCAAGGCGACGGGGCCGCTCCGCTTCGAAGCGACGGTCTACTACACGCATTTCGACAATTTCATTTTTCGCCGCCTCACCGGCGTGATGTGCGACGACGACTTTGCCTCGTGCGGCACGCCCGGCGCCGAGCTGAACCAGGCGGTGTATTCGCAACGCAATGCCAATTTCCGCGGCGGCGAATTCCAGTCGCAGCTCGATGTCGGCGCGTTCCAGGGCGGCATCTGGGGCATCGAGAACCAGCTCGACGTGGTCCGCGCCACCTTCACCGACGGCACAAACGTGCCACGCATTCCGCCCTTGCGGATGGGCGGCGGCGTGTTCTGGCGCGACGACAACTGGCTGATGCGCGTCAACCTGTTGCACGCCTTCGCGCAGGACAACGTCGCCGCGGTCGCGGAGACGCCGACGCCGGGCTACAACCTGCTGAGGGCCGAGGTGAGCTACAAGACCAAGCTCGCCCCCAACTGGTTCGGTGCGCGCGAGATGATGGCGGGCATCACCGGCAACAATCTCCTCAACGAGAGTATCCGCAACTCGGTGTCCTACACCAAGGACCAGGTCCTGATGCCCGGCATCGGCGTGCGAGCGTTCGCGAACTTCAAGTTCTGAAGCATGATCCGGAAAATCGCGCAGCGGTCTTCCGGATAGATCATGCGCAAACAACAACCTGAAGCGCGATGATGATTCATCCTGATCTCGCGGACCTTGTCGTCCTTGCGCTTCTTTCGCAACCCTCGTGCGACGTCCGCTCACCGCTCCGGTCGGTCAGCCGCCGTTTGGCTTACACGTGAAGATCATTGTCGTGACCGGAGCGCTACGTCACCGAAGAGGCTCGACCTTGGCGGCCATGTCGGGCGCGCGACTCACCCGATAGCTCGCGTTGCTGCATCTGAGCACCCAGACACCATGATCGGGCCGTGAACGTCTGGCATCCTTGGTCGCGCCGAGCGCCTTGTCGCAGACAAATCCCTGAGAGCGGATTTGCGTCGCGAGCATGCCTTGCACTGTCTCTCCGGCAGCCTGCCCTACCGCTCCGCCGGGAGCCAAGCCGGCGATCAGCACAAGGACCGAAAGGCACGATAAAGGACGAGGTTTCATGGGCTTCTCCCACCGCGACATCGAGTGAATTTTGCCGGAGGGAAGCCGGCAGGCTTCCCTCCGCTAGCGCGCGCCTATTGCCCGACGCATTCCTGGATGAACTTGATGCGGTCGACCACACCGAGATCCTTGCCGCCGAATTTCTGCAGAGGTGGCGGAAGCTGGTTGCCGGGAATGGTGATGGTCGCGGCAGGTGAGCCGGGTGGCGGCTCAGCTTGTCCGGCCTGTTGTGCGAATGCCGGCGCCGACAATGCAATGGACAGCGAAAATGCGACGAGATGGAAGGATCGGATGCTGCTCATTGCAATTCCTCCCTTCAAATGAAACTCCATCATTCTCCGGCAAGCAGAAAAGGGGCTTGATATGGATCAACAGAACAAAATGGCGGATCGCAAACGGAGATATGTCTCCGCGCGGCGGAACCTCGCCACATGAGAACAACGAGGTGTCACCTTTAAAATCCCGGATCACGTGTCAGCCCCGCCGGTATGATAGCTGTTGCTCGTCTGCTACCTCTGATTGCCGAGTATTCCCGTTCATAGGGATGGCGATAGTCTGCCAGGTCGCCCGGGGTTATATGATCAGCCCCGTATCAGGCGCTCCCATTGAGCGAAGCTCGTGGTTCGGGAGGGGTCATCATGCGAATGACGGCGCGAGGCGCGCTGGCAGCATTTTCTGCGCCCGTCGATATTGATCTAAATCAACCTCTTTCACGCGATGCCGTGGCCCTCTTCCCAGGACGTGATTTGATTGCAGGAGAATTCATATGTTCTCAAATGCATCGTACGTCCTCATTCTTGCTGTTGCCGCTCTCGCAATGACGGACACCGCACCTGCGGGAACGGCAGCTCCCGGTCATGTTTCACCGCAGAAACCGATCGGCACGAC
This is a stretch of genomic DNA from Bradyrhizobium sp. CB2312. It encodes these proteins:
- a CDS encoding DUF2946 domain-containing protein; the protein is MKWFRSNIRRGARLALFAMLVQLGLTFGHSHWFAQAAPLAATSLQQTDSDKALASSDRTAVQKQSPGSPDREPPGEDNCAICAVVAMAGTVVFATPPLLQLPQATELLYRTLDAEFIHLESARTAFQPRAPPAS
- a CDS encoding TonB-dependent receptor — translated: MSFELRRAQRLGGASLLLLGAAATPALAQDKPVATELPSVTVTAPSPIVRRAVVPSRTPGRATRTARVRSRERTAEAASAAPQTAAPQQGVLPIVTNQFATVTVVPSEEIRREGGGQLGDLLFSKPGITGSSFAPGASSRPIIRGLDVNRVGIVENGTNGGGASDLGEDHFVPIDPLATNQVEVVRGPAALRYGSTSIGGVVSATNNRIPDALPSCAPSFQTYGLPIKAPLATAETSPCVTAETRTAFSSVDRGVESGVLLDTGGGNFAFHADAYGRTTTDYGIPSYPYLADQTRIITNGRQPNSATRSDGASIGGSYFFQGGYIGAAITQNDSLYYIPGIDGADHNTRIDGHQTKINVKGEYRPDAAAIDTIRFWAGATDYRHNEIGLADPADPNTDGVRQTFTNKEQEIRTEVQLMPFNARFAEVTTALGFQVGHQELTAPSPDNPGTLFNGLWDPNNNTRVAAYAFNEFKFTDATRAQIAGRIEHVELHGTTPNFPADYLPDGTPQVPIARNPSYTPKSGSIGLLQDLPGGMVGSITAQYVERAPKPAELFSRGAHDATATFDIGNPNLKIETAKSVEVGVRKATGPLRFEATVYYTHFDNFIFRRLTGVMCDDDFASCGTPGAELNQAVYSQRNANFRGGEFQSQLDVGAFQGGIWGIENQLDVVRATFTDGTNVPRIPPLRMGGGVFWRDDNWLMRVNLLHAFAQDNVAAVAETPTPGYNLLRAEVSYKTKLAPNWFGAREMMAGITGNNLLNESIRNSVSYTKDQVLMPGIGVRAFANFKF